Proteins encoded within one genomic window of Camelina sativa cultivar DH55 chromosome 19, Cs, whole genome shotgun sequence:
- the LOC109130818 gene encoding uncharacterized protein LOC109130818, translating to TPHFILAKKCLYKFSSLHAIGFHKECIKPISKHPYHPKHYLRFVYYPDWSGNDKLCFCSNFSASVYSCSLCDFTICQPCYRNPPLLAIDYPKKHNHTLFYFPRKGSLTCDVCALSDHRSLMYSCTQCDFLTHIDCIYLPHVIKISRHEHRLSFTSSPTPGKWWCRVCRGKVDIDYGRYSCLKGCTYGVHSKCAIRKDVWDGKELEGTPEDAYEEDVKSFNEISDGIIQHFSHQNHHMRLNVVTDRTFDENKCCQACTLPICDDIIYNCMQCDFVLHQECAHLPRKKQHATHPHPLSLHVDHQDGWFKCEACDRRNNGFGYLCCESECDFMLDVCCASINEALDNPHHPHPLYLTFNPETLQYCWICQKLGAMRLNCGECTFVLCFGCATLPTKLRYKHDPHFLIFAYDKDASGKYVCDVCEKEADPKSGIYTCHECNATLHIQCLLGVREDMYMMPRGEFIFRELDVNVLPNNHLTRNICRCCHNRCTNKVVYKLSDTIKLCSLFCIYEWWHKKNYSTI from the coding sequence ACACCCCATTTTATTCTTGCAAAAAAATGtctttacaaattttcatcattACATGCCATTGGCTTTCACAAAGAGTGTATCAAGCCGATATCGAAGCACCCATATCATCCTAAACATTATCTTCGATTTGTTTATTATCCTGATTGGAGTGGTAATGATAAGCTATGCTTTTGTTCAAATTTTAGTGCTTCCGTTTACAGTTGCTCTTTATGCGATTTTACTATATGTCAACCTTGTTATAGAAATCCACCACTCCTTGCAATAGACTATCCAAAAAAGCATAATCATACCCTCTTCTACTTTCCTAGAAAAGGCTCATTGACTTGTGATGTTTGTGCGTTGAGTGATCACAGGTCTTTGATGTATTCATGTACTCAATGTGATTTTCTAACCCACATAGATTGTATCTACTTGccacatgtcataaaaatatcGCGTCATGAACACCGCCTCTCTTTCACTTCTTCACCTACTCCAGGAAAATGGTGGTGTAGAGTGTGTCGTGGAAAGGTAGACATAGATTATGGAAGGTATTCTTGCTTGAAGGGTTGCACCTATGGGGTTCATTCTAAATGTGCAATACGGAAAGATGTATGGGATGGAAAAGAACTTGAGGGAACACCAGAAGATGCATATGAAGAAGATGTTAAGTCGTTTAATGAGATAAGTGACGGAATCATACAACATTTCAGTCATCAAAACCATCATATGAGACTTAATGTGGTGACTGATAGAACATTTGACGAGAACAAATGTTGTCAAGCATGCACACTTCCTATATGTGATGATATTATTTACAATTGCATGCAATGTGATTTTGTCCTCCATCAAGAATGTGCACATCTTCCTCGTAAGAAACAACATGCGACACATCCCCATCCCCTTAGTTTACATGTGGATCATCAAGACGGTTGGTTCAAATGTGAAGCTTGTGATCGTAGAAACAATGGTTTTGGATACTTGTGTTGTGAAAGCGAATGTGATTTCATGTTAGACGTGTGTTGTGCTTCTATAAATGAGGCATTGGATAACCCGCATCATCCACACCCATTGTATCTTACATTTAACCCTGAAACTTTGCAATACTGTTGGATTTGCCAAAAATTGGGAGCCATGCGTCTAAATTGTGGAGAAtgtacttttgttttgtgttttggttgcgCCACCTTGCCAACTAAATTGAGGTACAAACATGATCCACATTTTCTCATATTTGCTTATGATAAAGACGCAAGTGGTAAGTATGTGTGTGATGTTTGTGAAAAAGAAGCTGATCCAAAGAGTGGAATTTATACTTGCCATGAGTGCAACGCCACATTGCATATTCAATGTTTACTTGGAGTTAGAGAGGACATGTATATGATGCCTAGGGGAGAATTCATATTCCGTGAACTAGATGTTAACGTTCTTCCCAATAATCATCTTACTCGCAACATATGCAGGTGTTGCCACAATCGTTGTACGAATAAAGTAGTCTACAAATTATCTGATACAATAAAATTATGCTCTCTATTCTGTATATATGAATGGTGGCACAAAAAGAATTATTCTACTATATGA